One genomic region from Bacillota bacterium encodes:
- the rpoZ gene encoding DNA-directed RNA polymerase subunit omega, producing the protein MTERNFANVDNRFTLVVAASKRARQLLAGAEATVESNHVKPVSIALDEIAAGKIKWVRTKEGIK; encoded by the coding sequence ATGACAGAGAGAAATTTCGCGAATGTAGATAACCGTTTTACACTGGTAGTTGCAGCTTCGAAGCGTGCCCGTCAGCTGCTTGCTGGAGCTGAGGCGACTGTGGAATCAAATCACGTAAAGCCGGTTTCCATAGCTTTAGATGAAATTGCAGCTGGAAAGATTAAGTGGGTACGCACTAAAGAAGGAATTAAATAA
- the gmk gene encoding guanylate kinase, whose amino-acid sequence MEVHLKGFLIVLSGPSGVGKNTLMNRVIPRIPNLQYSVSATTRPPRPGEVDGVDYFFVSEEEFDQMIAEDEFLEWAEFVGNRYGTPKSFVQEQIQQGRTVIMDVDIQGALQIKQKLDDAVLVFLLPPTWEELRNRLNKRGKDPMETIAKRLERSFEELKYIVDYDYFIVNDHLDKAAERLMTIINAERYRVARADLESMKKLWQRR is encoded by the coding sequence ATTGAGGTGCATTTAAAAGGTTTCTTGATTGTTTTATCTGGTCCAAGCGGAGTAGGTAAGAATACACTAATGAATCGTGTCATTCCTCGTATCCCCAATCTACAATATTCTGTCAGCGCCACTACAAGACCGCCACGTCCCGGTGAAGTAGATGGGGTAGACTATTTTTTTGTATCCGAAGAAGAGTTTGATCAGATGATTGCGGAAGATGAGTTTTTAGAATGGGCTGAATTTGTCGGTAATCGCTACGGCACACCCAAATCGTTTGTGCAGGAGCAGATTCAGCAGGGACGCACTGTTATTATGGATGTTGATATTCAGGGAGCTCTGCAGATTAAGCAGAAGCTTGACGACGCAGTCTTAGTATTCTTACTGCCTCCAACCTGGGAAGAACTCCGCAACCGCTTGAACAAGCGGGGAAAAGATCCGATGGAGACAATTGCCAAGCGACTAGAACGTTCTTTTGAAGAACTTAAATATATAGTTGACTATGACTATTTTATTGTCAATGATCACCTTGATAAAGCTGCTGAGCGTTTGATGACGATTATTAACGCCGAACGCTATCGCGTTGCCAGAGCTGATCTTGAATCTATGAAGAAGTTATGGCAGAGGAGGTAA
- a CDS encoding DUF370 domain-containing protein: MEIKLINIGFGNIVAANRIVSIVSPESAPIKRIIQEARERGMLIDATYGRRTRAVIITDSDHIILSAVQPETVAHRLQSNSSEVHLDSKE; the protein is encoded by the coding sequence GTGGAAATTAAATTAATCAATATCGGGTTTGGTAACATCGTTGCTGCCAACCGTATCGTAAGCATTGTAAGTCCTGAATCAGCGCCGATCAAAAGGATTATCCAGGAAGCTAGGGAACGGGGCATGCTTATTGATGCCACCTATGGACGCAGAACAAGGGCTGTGATCATTACAGACAGTGATCATATCATCCTTTCGGCAGTTCAACCTGAAACAGTGGCACATCGACTCCAATCGAATTCCAGTGAAGTTCACTTAGACAGCAAAGAATGA
- a CDS encoding integration host factor — protein MALPKLSDADKRKALEKAQLMRSKRAELRTKLKSGAISLQEVLESKDDEVVAKMRVAYLIQSLPQVGKVTSKKIMEEIGINENRRVQGLGKRQINALLERLG, from the coding sequence ATGGCACTGCCGAAATTAAGTGATGCTGACAAGAGAAAAGCTCTGGAGAAAGCCCAACTGATGCGCAGTAAAAGAGCCGAACTCCGCACAAAGTTGAAGAGTGGAGCAATATCCCTGCAGGAGGTATTGGAATCTAAGGACGATGAAGTAGTAGCAAAAATGCGTGTTGCTTACTTGATCCAGTCCCTGCCGCAAGTTGGCAAAGTTACGAGCAAGAAGATCATGGAAGAAATCGGCATTAATGAAAACCGTCGCGTTCAAGGTTTAGGCAAAAGGCAGATCAACGCTCTGCTGGAGCGCCTAGGCTGA